In the genome of Coriobacteriia bacterium, one region contains:
- a CDS encoding argininosuccinate synthase, whose translation MAKDRCVLAYSGGLDTSVAIQWLREVRDLDVIALAVDVGQERQDLEFVRLKALDIGAVESIVRDVREEYVEDFLSRALKANALYENKYPLLSAMSRPIIVKHLVDEAHRTGARCIAHGCTGKGNDQVRFEVGIAALDPDLEVLAPVREWDLCTREAEMDYARAHGIPVPTTKASPYSIDDNLWGRAIECGVLEDPWAEPPEDIYTLTSDARGESCAEPEYVELSFERGLPVALDGAGRSFHEIIVAMNGIAGRNGFGRIDMIENRLVGVKSREVYEVPGALALIQAHKALEDLCLEREVLHYKLGVEQKWAELVYNGLWFSPLKEALDGFLDSTQKLVAGDVRLRFYRGSCTTVGRRSPYSLYDYGLATYDEADTFDHKAAEGFIELWGLPTRVWARQRRKVGHEGEV comes from the coding sequence GTGGCGAAGGACAGGTGCGTGCTGGCGTACTCCGGTGGGCTGGACACGTCCGTGGCGATCCAGTGGCTGCGCGAGGTGAGGGACCTCGACGTGATCGCACTGGCCGTGGACGTGGGCCAGGAGCGCCAGGACCTCGAGTTCGTGCGCCTGAAGGCGCTGGACATAGGCGCGGTCGAGTCGATCGTGCGCGACGTGCGCGAGGAGTACGTGGAGGACTTCCTGAGCCGGGCGCTGAAGGCCAACGCGCTCTACGAGAACAAGTACCCGCTGCTCTCCGCGATGTCGCGTCCGATCATCGTCAAGCACCTCGTGGACGAGGCCCACCGCACCGGCGCGCGCTGCATAGCCCATGGCTGCACCGGAAAGGGCAACGACCAGGTACGCTTCGAGGTCGGTATCGCGGCGCTCGACCCCGACCTCGAGGTGCTCGCGCCGGTGCGCGAGTGGGACCTGTGCACCCGTGAGGCGGAGATGGACTACGCGCGCGCCCACGGCATCCCCGTGCCGACCACCAAGGCCAGCCCGTACTCCATCGACGACAACCTGTGGGGCCGCGCCATAGAGTGCGGCGTGCTCGAGGACCCGTGGGCCGAGCCCCCCGAGGACATCTACACGCTGACCTCCGACGCCCGTGGCGAGTCCTGCGCCGAGCCCGAGTACGTGGAGCTGTCCTTCGAGCGCGGGCTCCCGGTGGCGCTGGACGGCGCCGGCAGGAGCTTCCACGAGATCATCGTCGCCATGAACGGCATCGCGGGTCGCAACGGTTTCGGCCGGATCGACATGATCGAGAACCGCCTCGTCGGCGTGAAGAGCCGCGAGGTCTACGAGGTGCCCGGCGCGCTCGCGCTCATCCAGGCGCACAAAGCGCTCGAGGATCTGTGCCTGGAGCGTGAGGTGCTCCACTACAAGCTGGGGGTGGAGCAGAAATGGGCCGAGCTCGTCTACAACGGGCTGTGGTTCTCGCCCCTGAAGGAGGCGCTGGACGGGTTCCTGGACAGCACGCAGAAGCTGGTCGCCGGCGACGTGCGCTTGCGCTTCTACCGCGGCTCGTGCACCACCGTCGGCCGCCGCTCGCCGTACTCCCTCTACGACTACGGCCTCGCCACCTACGACGAGGCGGACACGTTCGACCACAAGGCCGCCGAGGGCTTCATCGAGCTCTGGGGCCTGCCGACGAGGGTCTGGGCGCGTCAGCGCCGCAAGGTCGGCCACGAGGGCGAGGTGTAG
- the argF gene encoding ornithine carbamoyltransferase yields the protein MSDDTLRGRDLLTLADLTPAELRLVLDRAAADKARWTRGEREAPLNGKAAALVFLKPSVRTRVSFEVACGRLGLQPVVLGPGDAFSRSETVHDTVKVLERYVDAIVLRTSAHGHLEEVAEHSSVPVVNALTDDHHPCQVLADLLTIEERKGRLAGLRFAYVGDGNNMANSYLLGGALTGLDVTIAGPEGFEPAEDVLARARELASANRTGARLRVVREPAEAVAGADVVATDTWASMGREDERETRLAAFAAYTCDAALMERAAEDALFMHCLPAHRGEEVTDEVIDSPRSVVFDEAENRLHAQKALLSLLLG from the coding sequence GTGAGCGACGACACCCTGAGGGGGCGCGACCTTCTGACCCTGGCGGACCTCACGCCCGCGGAACTGCGTCTGGTACTCGACAGGGCGGCGGCCGACAAGGCGCGGTGGACCCGTGGCGAGCGGGAGGCGCCGCTGAATGGCAAGGCGGCGGCGCTGGTCTTCCTGAAGCCCTCGGTGCGTACGAGGGTGAGCTTCGAGGTCGCCTGCGGGAGGCTCGGGCTGCAGCCCGTGGTGCTCGGTCCGGGCGACGCCTTCTCGCGCAGCGAGACGGTGCACGACACGGTCAAGGTGCTCGAGCGCTACGTGGACGCGATCGTGCTGCGAACGTCCGCGCACGGCCACCTCGAGGAGGTCGCGGAGCACTCCTCGGTCCCCGTCGTCAACGCGCTGACCGACGACCACCACCCCTGCCAGGTGTTGGCCGACCTCCTGACGATCGAGGAGCGCAAAGGCCGTCTCGCCGGCTTGCGCTTCGCCTACGTGGGCGACGGCAACAACATGGCCAACAGCTATCTTCTCGGCGGCGCGCTCACCGGGCTGGACGTCACTATCGCGGGGCCCGAGGGCTTCGAGCCCGCCGAGGACGTGCTCGCGCGGGCGCGCGAGCTCGCCTCGGCCAACCGCACGGGTGCGCGGCTCCGCGTCGTTCGCGAGCCCGCCGAGGCCGTCGCCGGCGCCGACGTCGTGGCGACGGACACGTGGGCGTCGATGGGGCGGGAGGACGAGCGCGAGACGCGGCTGGCGGCTTTCGCCGCCTACACCTGCGACGCCGCGCTCATGGAGCGCGCAGCCGAGGACGCCCTGTTCATGCACTGCCTCCCCGCCCATCGCGGCGAGGAGGTGACCGACGAGGTGATCGACTCGCCCCGCTCGGTCGTGTTCGACGAGGCGGAGAACCGGCTGCACGCCCAGAAGGCGCTGCTGTCGCTTCTGTTGGGGTGA
- a CDS encoding ArgR family transcriptional regulator, which translates to MRRRTQRQEEIRKIVRRERIRTQRELVERLKPAGFECTQATVSRDITEMGVRKLPEGVYVLAEDLHLQRMIADLVVGVVRSENLVLVKASTGTAPGVAAALDAADLDGVLGSVAGDDTILVLAISAADAEALTDTLDGYRGRPRR; encoded by the coding sequence ATGAGGAGACGGACCCAGAGGCAAGAGGAGATCCGCAAGATAGTGCGGCGCGAGCGCATCCGCACGCAACGGGAGCTCGTCGAGCGGTTGAAGCCGGCCGGGTTCGAGTGCACCCAGGCGACGGTCTCGCGCGACATCACGGAGATGGGAGTCCGGAAGCTCCCCGAAGGCGTCTACGTGCTCGCCGAGGATCTGCACCTGCAGAGGATGATCGCCGACCTGGTCGTCGGCGTGGTGCGCTCGGAGAACCTGGTGCTGGTGAAGGCATCGACGGGGACGGCGCCGGGCGTGGCGGCGGCGCTGGACGCGGCCGATCTCGACGGCGTGCTCGGCTCGGTGGCCGGAGACGACACGATCCTCGTGCTCGCGATCTCGGCCGCCGACGCCGAGGCGCTGACGGACACGCTCGACGGGTACCGGGGCAGACCGCGCCGCTAG